AGGAAGTCAAATACGCACAGCCCcggtgctgtggtctgaatgtcagtgtcccctccaaattcatacactgaaatcctaacccccagagTGACAGTGCTcagaggcagggcctttgggaagcgattaggtcacgagggtggagccctcaagaATGAGATtaagtgcccttataaaagagactggGACACCTGTCCTgcctcttctgccatgtgaggacacagtgagaagcaACAGCTATGACCCAGGAAGctggccctcaccagacactgaacctGCCGGCACCTGGAACTCAGACCTGCAGCCcaggaactgtgagaaataagtgttcattgtttataagctactcTCTTCACGgcattttgttagagcagcccaaacggactGGGACGCCCAGCAAAGCACCTGACCCGGAAATGCAACCAGATTTCACAGTCCTCTTTTTCCAAGTGTATTCATTATGCTCCTGTTTCTGCTGCTATGTTAGGAATATAcaaagtgggggaggggccagccccacggcatagtgtttaagtttgcatactccacttgggtggcccagggttccccagttcggatactgggtgcagacctacacacggcttgtcaggccatgctgtggtggcgccccacttagaggaactagaaggacttacagctaggaggatgtaactatgtactgggctttggggagaaaaaaaaaaagaggaagattggcaacagatgttagctcagggccaatcttcctcaccaaaaaagcataagagaaaaaacaagttgGGGAGACACGTCTTCATCTTTAGACTTTTACGGTCCAGGACAGTTCCCACTGCTGTGGACAGATGCCTGGAGAATATGGAATCAACGCCAAGGATGGACCTATCTTCCTAACAGTCTAGAGCCTGGCCTGCTCGTCATCTTTTCTCaaccctttattttattttactaaaaacacttattatgtaaaaatttaaatatacatagaTGTAGACGACTACAAAAAAACACCCTACACCTGTCACCTCGCTCAAACGATGACAAGCATAGAACCAATCCTGTCTAACCCTCCAtgtctttacatttttctctcatgTCATCTgccctttttaaatttctgctccAAGCTCTGAATGTGTTTCTCTACTTTGTCTTCGAGTTTGCCAATTCATTCTTTAGCTGTGTCCATACTATGCAGCTCTTTggctaaaatgttttccttcagcAATATTATAAATTTCCAAACACTCATTCGTGTTCTCTGAGTGCTCTTTTCCCACATAATTCCTGTCTAATGCTGTCAACACCTCTCAGGACACTAGGATCCGAGGAAGCCAGTTAGAATTTTCCAAGTTGTCTGCTGCTCTGTGTATTATCTCAGTTTTCTATGGAGTCAGTTCAGTTTATCCAAATAAATCCTTCTGGTGCGTGTGTGGGTTTTCCTCGAACATTTCTTCATCCTTGGCTGCTCAGGCCTAGGATGTCCAGACCCTGCAGGATCCAAATAAAGGACTAGCCCATGACCGGCTCCTAGGAAATAACCTCTGAGCCCTCGGACTGTCCTACCTGAAAAGAGTGTCTCTGTAAACCTGGGCCCTTGGGCCATGCCGGAGAGCTGATGTGAACAGTGTGACTCATGACGGGGCCTTGAGCCACCCTGTTTCTGCTGGACCACTGGAGGGGCTGGAGTCTGAGAACTAAGGTCAGCCACATGATGGAACCCCAATAAAAACTCCAGACACCAAGGCTCAGGGGAGCTGCCCTGGCTGGCCATACCGCACACATGTTGCCACACAgcattgctgggagaattaagtgcTGTCCGTCTGACTCCACTGGGAGGGGACCGCTGGGAGCCTGCACCTGGTCTCTCCTGCCTTCTGTCCTTTACACATTTTGCATTTGCTGATGTTACCTGTATCCATTCACTGTGATGAATCATAGCCACGAGGATAACAGCTCTGCCGAgttctgagtccttctagtgaatcaCTGACTTCGGGTGGTCTCGTGGACCCTGACTCAATTGTCCATTCACATCTATGACTGAAGAGCAGCTTGGTGACTTTGGTGCCCTGCAACATCACTCACAAGAAAGGACAGCTGCCTGTAGGCTCTATGGAGTTGGTGGGGCCTGTTGCCAGGCTGCAAGCAGACAAGGAAGCTAAGAGCCGCCCAAGTGGTCAAAATCAGGCCAGCTTTTACTCTGTGGGTCCTAAAGgatcatcacttttttttttttaaagattggcacctgagctaacaactgttgccaatctttttttttttttattctccccaaagcgccccagtacatagttgtggattctggttgtgagtgcccctggttgcgctatgtgggacgctgcctcagcgtaacctgatgagccgtgccatgtccgcgcccaagatcccaACCGGGAAACCCCGGGCTACCGAAGCGGagcgctggaacttaaccactgggccacggggcggccccaaGGATCATCAATTTTAACAGCAGGTGACACAGTGCTAGGCCTCCAGTGGGCACTCAAGGACTCGTTATCGTACCTTTGGAAGGCCTGGCTGTGGGCCACGTCCTTGAGCCTTCTTGGAGGAAGGAGTGGGTAGAAAAGGAGGCAGCCAGAACCCCAGGGTTGCAGACAAGAAAGGGATTGTGGGGGCGCGCTGCTTCCCGGGCCACGTCAAGGGGCGTGGTTGGGGGACCCAGCCCCAGCACGAGCTCAAAGCTGGGGCACTGTGAGGTATCATGTTCCCAAACAGCTCTCTCACCCGGAGAGGTCAAGGGGGCAGACGGTGGGGGCCAAGGTTCCTGTCGCTCTTTCTCCCCTAGGGGGCGCCCCGCCGGGCCCTGGAGCAGGCGGAAGCAGACGGGGTGCCAAGCGGCTGCCCGAGAGGAGGCCATGGACGTCCGGGTCGGGGCGCTGCTGCTGACGCAGCTGTTGGTGGGAGTCGAACTCGGGAAGCGGGGTGAGCTCAGGCGGGAGCTGCCGGCCGACCCAGGGGTGATGGGGGAGGATGGGGCGCGTGGACACCCAGGGCAGCTGACCTTCTCGTCTCCCCTCAGGGTTGCAGGATCAGGACGTGCTGTTTCCAGGTAAGGCGCCCAGGACGCGCGCTTCCCTGCGTAAGGCACCTGGGCCGGAGCGCAAAGGGCGCctcatctttttctctccccGACTCCAGGTTTCGAGAACTCGTCGTTGCTCACATGTAACTGATGGGACCGTGGGGGAAAGGGGCGGGCACCTGCGGACCACGTGGGGAGGGCTCCCAGCGTCCCCTTCTCCGTGGGCTGACGACCCCAGCACGCGTGCGGTTTCCCGGAGAGCCCCTTCCCTTCGCGCACCCCAGTGGGCGAGGGCACGAGGGTGAGCCTGCCTCCTGCAGCTCAGCCACGTGTCCGACTGTCCATCCCAGGGCCCTGTGGCCGACAGACCATCCACTCGCTCGTGATGGGCGGACAAGAATCGGTGCACGGGCGCTGGCCGTGGATGGGCAGCCTGCGCCTGCCTAAAGGCCACCACTGCGGAGGGACCCTGCTCAACCACCGCTGGGTGCTCTCGGCCGCGCACTGCTTTGTAAAGTGAgtctgggggtgggtggaggctgAGGCTCCACCAGGACGTGCGCGACCCCCCGGCCCTTCTGTTCTCCTGAGCCCCAGACCTAGTCCCAGTCAGTTACATCCACACGAGTTCCCGTTAGTGCCCCTGGAAGGACCCGGTTCAGGTTCTTCCAGAACTTTCTTCCAGAACGTTCCCGTGCACATTGGTGTGtcgtgttcttttcttttctctcttgtcttctcttctccccaaatgaCACCACCAGCCTTCCCCTTCCTCATCCCACCCCCCGTGGAGGTGTCCCAGGGGTGGGAGGAATGAGCTGAGCCGGGtaagtgctgggcacagagcctggcctgggCTGACAGCCACCTCGGAAGCTGTTCTGACTCCACCCTGCTGAGTGTCCCACTTTGGCACCCGTGCATCTGCTCCTTCTTTCCTTaggtgggctggggaggagaggggctggttGAGTGACTGGCCAgatgagaggcagagggaggcacccctcccctcccacccccagggtcTGGGACTTTGGTGGTGGCCTCTGTGGGCTCTCACCCTTTCTCCCCTGGACGCTTTGGCCTGTAAGAAGACCTGTTGACGGTATCCCGCATGAGCCCCAGCAGCAGCCCCGGCAGTCTCACCGAGGCTGGGGACAAATGGGTGGGGAAAGGGCATATTGTGCTCTATCACCGGCTGGGCCACAGCAGCCCCCACCTTGGTCCCTGTACAGCTGGGCCCGCGTTTGGCCTGCTCagcattctctcctctcctgcttccttctgctCCCCCTGAGAGGGCAGCACCTCTGTACCCCACCGAGTTCCTCTCCCTTCCAGAGACTGTGAGCCGGAAGCCAGGGTGGAGAGGGGGGCCAGCTTGGCTCAGCCTGCACCCGCCAGCCTGCAGGGGTGTGGGAGTTTGGGGAGGGCGGGTCCTTGTAAGAAAGGCCTCTGgcattgtttttggtttttaattaagatttaattcacaaaccataaaattctctcttttaatgtatacaactcagtgggttttagtgtattcatagagttgtgcaaccatcaccgctgTCTAACCGCAGCATTTTCATCCTCTCAAAATGAAATCCCATACTTACTAGCTGTTGCTCTCAATTCCTCATTGTCCTAGGGCCgtagctcctggcaaccactaatctgttttctgcctctatggatttACTTATTCTGGACTCTTCATATCACACACAATGTGCTCTTCTGtgcctggcttctctcacttaggataatgttttcaaggtgtaTCCATGTTGTAGTCTGTGTGTCTATAcgtcattccttttttttttctttattttgttcatataacattaaattaaccactttaaagtagacaattcagtggcatttagtacattcacaatgtatAACCATCAACTCTAtcaagtttcaaaacattttcatcactgccGGGGGAAATCCCATAGCCATTCAGCAGTCACTCCCATTACCCCCTCCTTCCGGCCtttggcaaccactaacctgctTTTCATCTCTCTGGATTTagctattctggatatttcatgtaaatggaatcatacatgtgaccttttgtgtttggcttctttcacttagcaaaatgttttcaagatcatccatgtatcagaatttcattcttttttatggctgagtaatattacgtccgttgtatggatataacacagtttgtttatccgttcattcATTATGGACATCTgtgttgtttctaccttttgagtattgtgaatagagctgctataaacattagtatacaaatttttgtttaaacccctctttttaattcttttgtgtatatattgaGGAGTGTAATTACTGGATCACGTGGCAattctttgtttaactttttggggaaCTGACGGTGTTCCACAGCAACTGCACCATTCCACGTTCCCATCAACCATGAATGAGGGTTGTAATTTCTCCCCAATCTCCACAGCACTcgttattttccagtttttctattttGACCATCCTAgcgggtgtgaagtggtatctcactgtggttttgatttgcatttttctaatgactagtgatgttgagcatctttccatgtgcttgttggccatttgtatgtcttcttggagaaatgcctattcaagtgCTTTACCCATACATAGATTGAGTTGTCTTTGTTGTTCCGTTGtaatagttttttatatattctggatactagacccttatcagatatatgatttgcaaatatgcaaatattttctcccattctgtaggctactttcactttcttgatagtctttttttcttttcttttctttttctttatttttgctgaggaagattcatcctgagctaacatctgttgccaatcttcctctttttttgcttgaggaagattagccccaagctaacgtctgtgccagtcctcccctattttgtatgtggctctaccacagcgtggctgatagtggtgtaggtccatgcccagaatctgaacctgtgaacatgggccaccaaagtggagcatgctgaactcaaccactactccAGAAGGCCAGCCCCCTTCatagtgtcttttgatgtacaaaatgttttaattttggtgaagtccaaatatttactttttcttttgttgcttatgcttttgatgtcatatctaagaaatcattgccaaattcatggtcacaaagatttactcccaTGTTTTCTTGAAGAGTCttatagctttagctcttacatttatgtcGTTGatcattttgagttggttttttaTGATGCTGTGAGGTAGCAGTCCTTGCAGTAGGATATCCAGTTCTCCAAGCACCCATTGTTGAGTGTTCTCTCCTCTATTGAATTGTCtgggcacccttgtcaaaaattggtTGACCAtagatatatgggtttatttctagactcgcaattctattccatttgtctctatgtttatccttatgccagGACCTCATTGTTTGgttgctgtagctttatagtatgctttgaaattgggaagtgtgagacctccaactttgttctacttttcaatattattttggttatttggggtctctTGATATACCATTTGACttttaggatcaacttgtcaatttctgatAAAAGGCCATTGGTATTTGGATAGGGGTTGccttggatctgtagattgctttggggtGTACTGCCATCTTAATAACATTCAGtctccaatccatgaacacaggatatgtTCCCTTTATTTAgttcatcttcaatttctttcagcaacattttgtagttttttgtgtacaagtctttcatctcctcaattaaatttattcctattttattctttttgatgctattgtaaatgaaatttctttttaaatttcccttcgGAAATGTGCATTGGTGGTAGATAGAAATATAACTGACTTTTGTGTCTTGACCTTGGGTTGTGCAAATTTGCTGAGCTCATTTATTAACTCTAGTccttttttgtggattctttatgattttctccatatatatcctgtcatctgtgaacagagatagtttgcctcttcctttccaagttgcat
This region of Equus quagga isolate Etosha38 chromosome 7, UCLA_HA_Equagga_1.0, whole genome shotgun sequence genomic DNA includes:
- the LOC124241951 gene encoding serine protease 41-like, which produces MDVRVGALLLTQLLVGVELGKRGLQDQDVLFPGKAPRTRASLRKAPGPERKGRLIFFSPRLQHACGFPESPFPSRTPVGEGTRVSLPPAAQPRVRLSIPGPCGRQTIHSLVMGGQESVHGRWPWMGSLRLPKGHHCGGTLLNHRWVLSAAHCFVKRPVDGIPHEPQQQPRQSHRGWGQMALLPPYNLQEVEVAIINNSRCNYLFGQPSIFRGVGEDMICAGAEEGGIDSCRGDSGGPVVCQKNGLWIQVGIVSGGSGCGRPNRPGIYTNVSRYFSWMQTLVGRSTPKPDPTQLLLPLALLWAAPLLQLAVRT